The DNA region AAAGCTCCGCCACCTTGTTTACGCAGGAGTCGAGAAAATACCTGTCATGGGAAACCAGGACAATACCTCCGTCAAAACCGGAAAGAAATGCCTGCAGCCAGTCCCTGGCTTCAAGGTCCAGATAGTTGGTGGGCTCATCCAGAAGGAGAATATCCGGGGTCGTCAGCAGAGCCCTGGCCAGGGCAATGCGCATCTGCCAGCCTCCGGAGAAGGTTCCGCTGTCCTTTGAAAAATCATCCTTCGAGAATCCCAGTCCGGAAAGGACCTCATGTATCTTCTGCTCCCGCTGATAGTAGCCGCTGTGGGCTATCGCCTCTTCCAGCCGGTGCTGATGATGAAGAAGATCCTCGACTTCCGGATCTCCTTCCTTGCTGGATGCCAGACGGTCTTCAACCGCTGCTTTCTCCTCAAGCATGACATGAACATAGGCATAGGCCTTTTCTGCCTCGTCACGCAGGGAGACACCCGAGTGTTCAAGTCCTGTCTGTGGAAGATAGGTCACCCGGGCATGAGGGCTCAGGAATGTCTCGCCGCTGTCCGCACTCACCAGGGCGGCGGCTATCTTTAAAAGAGAGGACTTTCCCGAACCATTGGCCCCGGTCAGGGCTATACGATCTTTTGAATCAATGCGCAGGGTGACACCCTCAAGAACGTCCCGGTCACCGTAGGCGAGGGATATACTGCTCAGCTGAAGAAAAGACATATCAGCTCTGAAGATTCATGAAGAGGACAAGGGAATTGTATCCGATCTCATCTACCATGAAATCCTTTACGTTATCCTCAGGGATCATGGTGAAACGGATTCCCTGGGGTTCAAGGCTGTAGAGGAAACTTATCCCCTGCTCAGGACCTGCTCCCTGAAACCTGAAAGTCGCTGCACCTGTGTAATCCCGCATCAGCTTCGGGGAGATATACCGGTCAAAGCGGATACTTCCTGTATCACCGAAACCTGCCTTGATCGTACCAGGAACGAGGCGTTCTTTTCCGGTCCAGTTAAAAGACCCGTCGGGAAAAATCTCGATGGTTCCATAGGCGCTGCTCATGAAGCGCTCACCCATTTCGACAATCTGCTGAAGGGCCTCTTCACGGCGGAGTTTTTCCTTTTCTATTATCTCTTCCAGATCAGGAATTGCGATAAAACGTGCGGTGATCTCTTCTGGTCCGTTCTGGAACTGGGCAAGTATCGAGGAAACCGGTGGGGCAGGGTTTTCCAGTGTTACATAGACATTGCTGTCCGTTAGATAGAAACGGTTGGTACCGGCTTCTTCAATTCCGGAGAATTCTCTGGAAAGCCGGTATTTTGAAGAGACTATGGTAACGACTCCCTGCTCTCTGTCGGGGAAAAACCCGAATTCGGGATTCAGCACCTGCAAAGCCGGAGTTCCCCGGCGGATAAGGTGAACAAAGCGTTCAGGATAATAGGAACGGGTGAAAAAATCATCCACCCGGGGATCTACATTCTGTACAGACAGCACTGCTTCCCGTTCACCTTCCTGGTACACAGTGAGTTCTTTATCGAAGCAGTAGCCCTGTGTGCCATCCCGGGTGAGAACCTTGTACCAGAATCCCAGGTATTCGCCTACCTGGACCTCTTCCGTGGCTTTTGAGAGGACTTTCAACTCCTCATGCTGCCGGAGGCGGTAGACCCGGTCGCTCAGGGCATCAGGTTCGGAACGCACCGGAAGTCCAACCCTGGATGAGAGGGCCATGGTATTCGCAAAGGGCCTGTAATTCTCGGCTGCCCTGCGCGCCTCATTTTCGTTATTGTAGTAATCGACCCTCCAGCGTTTGAGACTGAGATTTTCTTCAGATCTGGGGTCTTCAATTATGTATGATTCTTCTATATTGGATTCACTTATAATCCTGACAACATCGGCACTCTCAAGAGAACTGCCTTCCGGAGGCCAGAGGATAACACCATAGCCGATTCCGCCGGAGGTGCAGGAGAGAAGCAGAAGGATGAAAATGACCAGAACACTTGCTGACGAATAGATTTTACCGACTCGCATAGCTTTGAATAGACCATATATACCGGGATAAGTCAATAATTCCCGGATCATCTGCCCGGACTGCGGGCTGAACAGGAAATGCTTAATCGCCAATCACGAAGGCGATTTTTCCCTGCTGCAGGATTTCCCCGGCCCGGGGAGAATTAAGAAGGGAGAGGGCATCGGAGCGTGGAATAACGGGATCCGAAGGGGCAATGCCAAAGAGACCCCTTGCGACGATTCGCAGGGGACTTGGGCCTACGCGATCCTCCAGTTCCACGGAAGACAGTGATCTGAAGTATCCAACCGGTCCCCGCTCAAGGAGAGTCTCCCGGTCCATCATTTCCGGTTCAAACACGATATTCATCTCTGTATCCCAAATACGGGGAAAAAGAACCGGGACAAGATTCGAATCTCCCTCTTCACCGAAGACGGGATACGTATCCTGGGCGTATATAAGAACGCCCGTGTAATTTGCGCTTGGTGCATGAAATAGACCGGGGGGCGGTGTGTATCCTCTGGAATGATCAAGGAATACTGCAGCCAGATCCGGAAACAGGGCTAATCGGAAGGTGAAGGTCAGCTCGCCGAATTCCCGGGAAAAACTGCTGGAGACAGGCTCTATTTTGGTAAGCGCGTCGAGTAAATCGGAAATCCTGCGGGGATTGCGGCTGATCCACTCCTCGAGGGAGAGGGATGATGAAATACGCAGATCCCCGGCAGCGGATATAAACCGCTCTCCCAGATTACTGAAGGTTTCACGCCTCAGTCGGGACCGCTCTTCCGGAGAGAAATCGTCCACCCTGTGTACGACGGAGAGTCCTATAATCCCGTTCTGCCAGTCGACATCGACCCGGGACCCCGGATCCGGAAAGATGTTTACCGCACATATAACAAGAGCCGCAATAAGCGGAAAAACTCTTTTCACCGCTTCTCCTCCGGTGCAGACTTCCCCAGGGGAACCTTGAGTACCATCCCCGGATGAATCAGGGAGTTGAGACTGAGCTGATTATTGTAAGCCAGTTCAGCGGCGCTGGTGTTATAGCGGCGACCGATGCTGCTGAGGGTGTCCCCGGGCTGAACTTTGTATTGAGTAACGGTGTTATACTGCACAATACCGGCGTTGTCTTCTGGTCCTGCATAGGGCGGCATAGGTGCCGCAAGGGGGATGATCACTTCCGAGCCGATCATCAGGCGCCGGGGATCCAGCCGGGGATTGAACTCAAGCAGAAGATCCGTGGAAACTCCGTAATGTCTGCTCAGAGCGTACAATGTATCTCCCTGCTGTATTGTATAGGTATCAAGATCCATTAATGCCAGTTCCTCATCGTTCAGGGCCCTTGTAATACTATCGGCGTATTCCTGTGGAACTTTCAGTCTGTACCCCTTTATCTGCGGGGGTGTTACAGGCTGGTTCAACTCCTGGTTGGCTTCCGCAAGAATTCGAAGGGGAATATCCGCGGCTTCAGCCAGCCGGCTCAGGTGGACCGGACCGCTGACTTCCACACGGGTCCACAGATGGTCTTCCCACTGGAGAGGAAGCCGGTAGCGGCCGGGATAGGAGGCAAAACGGCTGACGGCGAGAAAACGCGGAACATAGGATACTGTTTCTGCAGGAAGATACCCGTTCCGTGCAAGGGTCCAGAAATCCCGGGTCCCGGCAGCCTCAAGCGCCCGCTGCATGCAGCCGAGGCCGCAGTTATAGGCTCCTATGGCCAGGAGCCAGTCTCCGAGCACGTCATAATTCGACTTGAGTTTCTCCAGGGCTCCAGTGGTGGACTTCCAGAAGTCCCGTCGTTCATCCAGCCACCTGTTCACCTGGATATCGTAAGGATGGATGCTGTTCAGCATGAACTGCCAGAGTCCGGAAGCTCCTGAACGGGAAAGCGCCGAAGGTATAAAGGCGGATTCTATAATCGGCAGATAGGCCAGTTCCCAGGGGAGACCCATCTGGCGAATTTTCGAGTGGATGAAGGGCAGGTAGGGTTCGCCCCGCCGCAGAACCCGATCAAGATACTCCTGACCGGTTTTTCCGGAATAGTGAAGATAGTGGGCCTTTACCTCCGGAATATCTTCGAAATCCGATACATTGAGGGATTGAAAAGCCGGTCCCTTGTGGCCCTGTCTGGTAGGGAGGGGAGCGCCCTCTCTATTGAGTAAGTCAGACGGCGGGTGGGTTTCGTAACTCAGCATAATTTTCGAAGCACCCTTCCAATGCTCGACCCGTGCAGGCAGAGGACCGGAATACAGATGAAAGGTCATGCAGAGCAGGATACAAAGAGTTACATTGCCTCCGGAGAGGCGGCTTTTATCCATCACTGCTCCCGGCGAAGGGTTTTTCTCCAAAGTAAATTCCCGCCCATTCCCATTGACCATGAATTTCGGGATCCGCGGGGAAGTTAACCCGCCTGAAATAGAGGTACCAGGTTTTAATCCGGTAGGACCAGCCCCAGGTCCTTAAATATGCCTCCCTGCTGTTGGACCCCTCATCCAGCTCCCGGGAGTAGTAGACATTACCCTTGAGAAAGATGCCGATGTCCGCCAGAAAGTCGATATTTGCCTCGGTCTCTTCTTCTTCCCAGGAAAGGGCGAAAAAATTGACCTTGGCCATATACTGACGCAGCCTGCGGGGGTCCTCCCGCCAGATGGCAGCTTTTATGTTGTTCACCAGACGATCCAGATCGGCCATGGTCCAGTCCTTGTCCCTTCGATCGTAGAAGGTAATCATGGAAGTAATGTCTTTATGGGCTTCCGGTTTACCGGGAATGCTCGTTTCGGGATACAGCAGAAACTGCTTGTAGGCCTGGATTGCCAGTTCCCATTCGCCGACTTCCTCGTAGGTTTTTCCCAGAAAATAGTAGGCCTCGCCCATATCTATTTCGCCGGAGAAACGGGCGATCAGTTCCTTGTAGTACTGAATGCGTACCTCCGGATCTTCCACCAGATTAATGAGGCTTTTCAGACAGAGATAATGTACCGAGCTGTCCCGGACCAGCAGGTCCGAGTAGTTTTTCAGGATACGTTCGTAATAGTGTACGGCGAAGGGAAATGCCTTGCTGTCCCGGTAGTTCTCCGCAATGACGAGAAGATAATAGGCGTTGAAAGGGTCCTGGGGGTTTTTCTCCACATAGGTGGAAAGAAGAAGGTTCAGCTGTTCCACCGCTTCCCGCTGATAAAGCTGCTTGATTATCTCGTTGAGCAGAATGAACCGGGCTTCAAAGCGCTGGTTCTCAGAATCCCGCAGCTGGATTAAAAGATCCGCCAGCTCCTCTTTCTGTTCCCTGCTGCCCTTGAGAAAGTAGGAGAGTTCTCCGTACTTCAGGGAATCGATCAGGGAACACTGAGTAGAAGAGAGGACGAGGGTGATAATCATCACCACGAAAAAAGCCGTTACGCCTATGCGCTTTCTCATATATGAATCAGATACTACCAGACCTGTATGGACTTGACAATATTGGCCCGAGGTAAGGAGCTCTGCTTACTTGTCCGGCGGACGTATATTTGATAATCTGATAATCGCTGAACAGCGATTATTGTGTACCAGGAGAGGATATGGCGCAAAGTATTACCAAAACCGGAGATAAACTGATTGTTCCCGACCAGCCGATAATTCCCTATATTGAAGGTGATGGAATAGGTCCGGATATCTGGGCGGCTTCAGTTCGCGTCTTCGACGCCGCAGTGGCGAAAGCCTACGGCGGAAGCAGAAAGGTCGCCTGGAAAGAGGTGCTGGCGGGTCAGAAAGCCTTCGATGTCACCGGCAACTGGCTGCCCGTGGAAACCGAAAATGCTTTCCGTGAATACCTGGTCGGAATAAAGGGCCCTTTGACCACCCCGGTCGGCGGGGGCTTCAGGAGTCTTAACGTTACCCTGCGTCAGCACCTTGACCTTTTCGTATGTCAGCGGCCTGTCAAATATTATTCCGGAATACCGTCACCTGTAAAAAAACCGGAACAGATTGACATGGTGGTTTTTCGGGAAAACACCGAAGATGTCTACGCCGGTTTCGAGAGTCCCATGGGGGATGAAAAAACCGCCAGGCTGATAGAATTCCTCAATCATGAAATGGGCTGGCAGATCCGGGAAGATTCCGGTGTGGGAATCAAACCCATCAGTGTTTCCGGCACAAAAAGACTGGTCCGGGCGGCCATACAGTACGCCATTGATCATAAGCGGAAAAGCGTAACCCTGGTTCACAAGGGAAACATCATGAAATACACCGAGGGAGCCTTCCGGGAATGGGGATATGCCCTTGCCGGAGAGGAGTTCAGCGATTCCGTGGTCTCCTGGGACGACTGCAGAGGAGATGTCCCGGATGGGAAAATCCTTATCAAGGATGTTATCGCCGACGCTTTTCTCCAGCAGATTCTTACCAGACCCGCCGAATACGATGTTATCGCCACCATGAACCTGAACGGTGACTACGTTTCCGACGCCCTGGCGGCCCAGGTCGGAGGAATCGGTATAGCCCCCGGTGCGAATATCAACTACGACAATGGAATCGCGGTTTTTGAAGCCACCCATGGGACGGCTCCGAAGTATGCCGGCAAAGATATGGTGAATCCCTCCTCGGTGATTCTGTCCGGCAGCATGATGTTCGAATACATGGGATGGCAGGAGGTGGCTGACCTCATCGAAAAAGGAATGACCGGTGCTATTTTGCAGAAGAGGGTAACCTACGATTTTGCCCGGCTGATGGAGGGCTCAACAAAGGTTTCCACCAGTGATTTCGGCAACGCGATTATCGAAAACATGGGATAAGCAGATATGAAAAAAGGGAGGGTACGGGTTCCGCACAAACTTTTACTGGGAAGCGTCTTCTTTTTTCTGGTGGGCATCGGTCTGCTGCTGGTTACCACCGGACTGCTTCCCCGTTACGAAGATCTCTGGCCCATCCCTCTTACCCTTCTGGGTTTGCTGTTCATCTATCTGGTGCGGGTCAACAGTGCTCCTCCCGGATACATAGTACCGGGTATTCTCTTCTCCCTGGGAGGTCTGCTCCTTACCCTGAAGAGCCTGTTAATGCCCGATCTGACCATGGAAAGAATATGGCCCCTCTTCATGACCTTCGCAGGCGTTTCCCTGGCCATCTACGGCAGAGGATTCAAAGGCAGTTTCAGGGTTAAAATACTTGTTCCCGCTGTTGTCATGATAATCCTCTCCCTGTTGTTTCTGCCGTTCAGTCTTGAACTCGTCAGGGAGAATTTTTCTTCCGTCGTAACAGTCTGGTGGCCGCTTCTCTTCATTTTTCTGAGTCTGGGACTTTTCGGAGAATACCTGCGCAAGAAGAAAAAATGACCATACTTCGGCGATTCATGCGTATTCTGATCCTGCTGACAGTTGTTCTGCTTCTTTCCGGATGTTTTTCCACTCCGGAAAATCCTGATGAACCCGTCGCACCGCCTCAGATCAACAGAAACCAGGGTTTCGTGGTCGATGCCTTTCGGTCCCTGGCCAATGGATCTCCCGGGTCGTTGCGGGAAGCCTACAGGATTCTGGATGAGGCCGAAGGCCTGTCGGATTATGCCATGGATCTTAAATACTTAAGCAGCTGGCTCTACAACAGCCTCTATTCTTCCCTGCCTGAGAATCTGCCGGATCTTGAAGCTGTACCGAACAGTTATTTTTCATCCATCGTCGATGACATTGAAAACGGTGTATACCCGGTTACCAGGATCGAGGAGAGCAGTTACCTCTTTTTCATTCTTCCTCCCATGTCTGTCCTGTATACTGAATCAGATGACACTCTGGAGATAGCCTTCGAATCCCTCACGGTCGGTCATGATCTGAATCCGGAGGGTACGCTCCCGCTCTATCTTCTCGGATACGTGGAAGAACGCAGGGGTAATTACGACGAGGCTGTTACCCGGTACATCAGCGCTCTCCAGCAGTCCCGGGAGTGTTACCCCGCTGCCTACGGCATGGTACGGATATACATTGAAGAAGGACGCTACGAAGATGCGGAGCTTATACTCTCCGAGGCGGCGGAACTGGTTCAGCCTGATGCCGAATATCTCTATCTGCGCGGCCGGGTTTATCTGGGAACACAACGTTTTACCCTTGCCCGTGAGAATTTTGAGAAAGCCCGGGAGCTTCTGGGCGAGGATCCCAGACTTCTCATGGGTACTGCCCGGGCGCTTTTTTCACTGAACGAGCCTGAGGAGGCTCTGGAAACAGTGCGGCGAGCCCGCAGACGCGGAGCAGGAACGGTGGAAACTGCCCTGCTGGAAGCGAATATTCTGCGCTCCCTGGAACAGAGAATCAAGGCATTATCGATTGTTGAACAGGCCCAGGAGCTGTTTCCTGACAACCAGAGGCTCAAGGACCTGAAAGCCCAGCTCCTGCTGGAAACCGGCCGCAGCGAAGAGAGTCGTCTTCTTCTGGAGGACGTCAGTTCCCAGGGGTATGCGGAAACCCTGGAGCGGGATGTTCTGCTTATGAAGAGTGCCATTAACGCATCCCTCTGGCGGGAGGCGCTGATCTATTTCCAGCATGCCAGTGAGCAGTCCAGGGATCAGGAGATCCTGAATCTGGGAGCAGTTATTTACATGAACACCGGAGAAGCCGGGAAGGCACTGGAACTCTATCAGGAATTGAACAACCGGGATCCGCAAAATCCTGAGTATCCCCTGAGGGCCATGGAACTCTCCCGGGAAGAAAACAACCGGGAGCTTGCAGCTGCCATGATAGAGCGCCTCAGGACGATGGAACTGAACGCCATGCAAAAAAGCAGGCTGAAGGTGGGGGAGGCTTTTCTCGTGGCTGGTACTCCGGAGGAGCGGAAAATCCTGGAAGAAGCGCTTTTTCTTGATGTCCGCAACGAAGAGGCATTGCTGGGGCTCGCGGAATATCACCTGCGCAGGGGAGACAGGCGCAGGGCGGACCTGTATCTGCGCCAGCTGGAACGAATGTCCGGACTTGATCAGAAAACCCTGGACCGGATTCTCATACTCAAGGAGGAGCTATATTGAAGCTGAAACGTGCTGCTCTGCTGTGCCTGTTCGGAGCCTCATTTCTGTATGCCGATAATCCCGATTACGCAGCCTGGATCGGAATGGACCCTGCCGGATCCCACGCTGTATTCGGTCCGCCGAGCCACATTTACGTGCACCGGGGAGAACGCGCTGAGGAAGACAACGTGGTATTCTATCGGGACGGTATCTACCTTTTCTGGTTCGAAAACCGCATATGGCAGATCCGGGCGGACAGAAACTCCGGCGCTGCTCTGGCTGGTATCGGTATAGGGGACACCAGGGACAGGGTAATCGCTATGCTCGGTGAAGCCCTCTATACAGAAGCTGACGGAAGCCTCTATTTCGAGATTTCCCGGAGAAGCTATCCCCTGCGTCTCAGGGTAGTCCTTGACTCCGGCGATACCGTGGAAGATCTCTATCTTTACCGGGGAGACTACTGATGATCTGTCTCTCCCTTACCCGTGAAACCCTTGCTGAAAATCTTAAGGAAATAGAAAGGTATAAAAAGTATCTGCAGCTCTGCGAGCTGCGGGGAGATTGTCTCACAGAATGGGATACCGAAGCACTTCGGGATTTTCCCCGACAGGCCGGAGTACCTCTGATCCTGACCCTTCGCAGAGCCGGTGACGGTGGTAACTGGAGGACTTCGGAAGAAGAACGCTGTTCAAGATTTATGGAGCTCCTTTCATCCGGTTATGCCTGGGTGGATCTTGAGCATGTTTCTGCAACCGAATCAGTTGCCCGTGCAGCCCGGAAAAAGGGCATCCGGATTATCCGTTCCTTTCATGATACCCGGGGAGTCCCCGAAGATCTGCCGGAACGTTTCAGGGAATTGCCTGAAAGGGAAGGAGAGATTCCCCGTATTGTAACGACTCCCCGTTCTGTTGCCGACCTTCGGATCATTCTGCAGACCCTGAGGGAGACTTCGGGACCCGGAATTATCCAGGCCATGGGGGAGTGGGGGTTCCCCGCAAGGATACTCTCCGGCCTTTACGGTTCGTATTTTACTCTGGTGTCCCCGGAAAAATCCCCGGATGATCCGGTGCCTCTCTCTCCTGAATCCCTGGAAAAGTTATACCGATACAGTACCCTCTCCTCGTCTACCTCGATATTCGGGATAATAGGGAACCCCGTGCTCCACAGCCGTTCTCCCCTGATCCACAACTCCGGATACGCAAAGCAGTCCCTGGATGCTGTGTACCTGCCTTTCAAGGTCGATGATGTGGGAGAATTCTTCTCCCTGGCAGAGGAGCTTTCCATCCAGGGCTTCTCGGTAACCATTCCCCACAAATCTGAAGTAATCCCCAGACTTGTCCAGACCTCGGATGAGGTCGCAGCCATCGGCGCCTGCAATACCGTTGTACGAAGCTCCTGCGGCTTCAAGGGATACAATACTGATGTAAGGGGATTCATGCTGCCCTTGAAAAAGCTCTGCGTTGCCGGGTTCCCGAAGCGGGCGGTCGTTATAGGAGCCGGAGGAGCCGCCCGGGCTGTTGTCTACGGATTAAAAGAGGCCGGAACGGAGATCCTGATTGTCAACCGGACAGAGTCAAAAGCCCTGGACCTGGCGAGGGAGTTTAAATGCCGCGGCGCCGCACTGTCTCCCGGGATATACAGTGAGATGGCGGAATACGCCGAGCTTGTGGTTCAGACTTCCGCTGCGGGCATGCATCCTCTTGAGGAGATTGATCCTGTTTCGGGATATCCCTGGACTGGAAAGGAGATCGCCTACGATCTGATTTACATCCCCGAAAAGACCCGTTTCCTGTCCGCAGCGGAAAATGCGGGGTGTCGGATACTGAACGGAGCTCCCATGCTGCAGGCACAGGGAGAGGCGCAGTATAAACTTTTTACCGGCACCGAGTATCCCCGGTAAAGCCGCTCTTCAGGGCAGCTCTAAAAACTACTCTTTTGCCCATATCCTGCGTCGTCAGGATTTCCCGCGCTCCTCAGCTCTTGTTAAGAGCTTGCGGGCGCTACAAAATCTTCACTCCTTGACTATGCTAAAAAATACCACGTTTTTAAAGCCGCCCTCAATAAAACACCGAGCGTCGGCGTTTGCGTATTCTGCTGGCCCGCCGAATCTTGAAGGTATGTTCTATCTCTTCCGGCAGAAGAAGAGCAGTCAGGCTGGGATCCCCCGGGTCCTTGGTCAAACTTAAGGGATACACCAGGGCGCTTCCGTCGGGAATCTCGGGAGATTCAATCTCCAGAAGGTCTTCCCGGTTGTCCAGGACATCCTCGATGATTCTGAGCTTGGCATGAAAATCGATTCCCCGCGCCTCTATGCGTCCGATCCGGCAGACCTCGGGGCTCAACTGACGGGGGAAAATCAGCAGTTTTCTGGCAACCTTGGCTTCCAGCTCACGACGCTGTTCCTGAGTGAGCTCAAGACTGTTCAGGTGAGCAATAAGCTCTTTCTGTATACGCCGGGACTCCTTATCGGCATCCATGACGATCTTTCCTGTCTCTTCCGGTTCAGGGGCTGTTCTGGTGGAGATGGAGGGGATATCTGGAAGCCTGGGGGTGTAATCAAAAATTCCCTCCGCGTCTGCCTGGGAGAGAAGGTTCCGCACTTCTCCGGGGTCAGAGTAACCCAGGGCCCTCCACTTGGTGATGAAGGGACTCAGTTTTTCCGGTCTGACAAAATAGACTCCCGGCGCAAGGGTCAGCAGGATCATGGAGCTGAACTCCTTTTGTATGACGGTAACCAGCTCCGGTACAACCTTGATAACCGTGCCCGTGGCTATTTCGATCTGCTGAACCCGTTCCATCCAGCCCTGAAGGGTTATCACCACGTTCTGAGGGGTTTTCCCCTCACAGGCCTCTTCAAGCAGACCGGGGATATCCGTATCTTCTCCGCAGGTCCGCAGGGATTCGATAAAATGCTGTTGCTCGATCTCAAAATGAGAAACCCTGTCGTAACGTTTAAGCCTGCAGTAGAGGGCGGCAAAAAGGCGTGCCGCTGCCGAGGCTCCGGGGGGAAGAAGGACCTCAAAACTGGGTTGCAGAATCATGGGCATCGTTTCTGCTGCCTTCGTAGAATTCGCAGATACAGCGAATCGGACAAAGCCGTCATCCTCCTCCATATAACCGGCCATAATCAGACGGTCAAAGGACTGGGATATCCTCTTCGGGGTAAAACGCTGATCTTCCCGGGAAAGCTCGGCGCTCAGGAGTTTAATCAAAGGCTCCCGTTCATAACCCAGATGGCCGGAGGTGTTTTTCCTGAGGGCATTGATTATGGTATGTCCTGCCGCGAAAGCCCTTCGGGGAGGAGATTCCCGCCAGCCCCCTGCGGTCAACCCGGCAAGAAAAACAGTAAACCGTTCCTTCCCGGGAAGAGAGATGAATTTTTTCAGCTGTTCCGGATACACCGAAAAGCGGTCTCCCCTGTCATGGATGATCCCCAGATAGACGAGGCTTTCCAGG from Marispirochaeta aestuarii includes:
- a CDS encoding tetratricopeptide repeat protein; translated protein: MRKRIGVTAFFVVMIITLVLSSTQCSLIDSLKYGELSYFLKGSREQKEELADLLIQLRDSENQRFEARFILLNEIIKQLYQREAVEQLNLLLSTYVEKNPQDPFNAYYLLVIAENYRDSKAFPFAVHYYERILKNYSDLLVRDSSVHYLCLKSLINLVEDPEVRIQYYKELIARFSGEIDMGEAYYFLGKTYEEVGEWELAIQAYKQFLLYPETSIPGKPEAHKDITSMITFYDRRDKDWTMADLDRLVNNIKAAIWREDPRRLRQYMAKVNFFALSWEEEETEANIDFLADIGIFLKGNVYYSRELDEGSNSREAYLRTWGWSYRIKTWYLYFRRVNFPADPEIHGQWEWAGIYFGEKPFAGSSDG
- a CDS encoding tetratricopeptide repeat protein, producing MTILRRFMRILILLTVVLLLSGCFSTPENPDEPVAPPQINRNQGFVVDAFRSLANGSPGSLREAYRILDEAEGLSDYAMDLKYLSSWLYNSLYSSLPENLPDLEAVPNSYFSSIVDDIENGVYPVTRIEESSYLFFILPPMSVLYTESDDTLEIAFESLTVGHDLNPEGTLPLYLLGYVEERRGNYDEAVTRYISALQQSRECYPAAYGMVRIYIEEGRYEDAELILSEAAELVQPDAEYLYLRGRVYLGTQRFTLARENFEKARELLGEDPRLLMGTARALFSLNEPEEALETVRRARRRGAGTVETALLEANILRSLEQRIKALSIVEQAQELFPDNQRLKDLKAQLLLETGRSEESRLLLEDVSSQGYAETLERDVLLMKSAINASLWREALIYFQHASEQSRDQEILNLGAVIYMNTGEAGKALELYQELNNRDPQNPEYPLRAMELSREENNRELAAAMIERLRTMELNAMQKSRLKVGEAFLVAGTPEERKILEEALFLDVRNEEALLGLAEYHLRRGDRRRADLYLRQLERMSGLDQKTLDRILILKEELY
- the aroE gene encoding shikimate dehydrogenase; translated protein: MICLSLTRETLAENLKEIERYKKYLQLCELRGDCLTEWDTEALRDFPRQAGVPLILTLRRAGDGGNWRTSEEERCSRFMELLSSGYAWVDLEHVSATESVARAARKKGIRIIRSFHDTRGVPEDLPERFRELPEREGEIPRIVTTPRSVADLRIILQTLRETSGPGIIQAMGEWGFPARILSGLYGSYFTLVSPEKSPDDPVPLSPESLEKLYRYSTLSSSTSIFGIIGNPVLHSRSPLIHNSGYAKQSLDAVYLPFKVDDVGEFFSLAEELSIQGFSVTIPHKSEVIPRLVQTSDEVAAIGACNTVVRSSCGFKGYNTDVRGFMLPLKKLCVAGFPKRAVVIGAGGAARAVVYGLKEAGTEILIVNRTESKALDLAREFKCRGAALSPGIYSEMAEYAELVVQTSAAGMHPLEEIDPVSGYPWTGKEIAYDLIYIPEKTRFLSAAENAGCRILNGAPMLQAQGEAQYKLFTGTEYPR
- a CDS encoding SH3 domain-containing protein, with the translated sequence MRVGKIYSSASVLVIFILLLLSCTSGGIGYGVILWPPEGSSLESADVVRIISESNIEESYIIEDPRSEENLSLKRWRVDYYNNENEARRAAENYRPFANTMALSSRVGLPVRSEPDALSDRVYRLRQHEELKVLSKATEEVQVGEYLGFWYKVLTRDGTQGYCFDKELTVYQEGEREAVLSVQNVDPRVDDFFTRSYYPERFVHLIRRGTPALQVLNPEFGFFPDREQGVVTIVSSKYRLSREFSGIEEAGTNRFYLTDSNVYVTLENPAPPVSSILAQFQNGPEEITARFIAIPDLEEIIEKEKLRREEALQQIVEMGERFMSSAYGTIEIFPDGSFNWTGKERLVPGTIKAGFGDTGSIRFDRYISPKLMRDYTGAATFRFQGAGPEQGISFLYSLEPQGIRFTMIPEDNVKDFMVDEIGYNSLVLFMNLQS
- the icd gene encoding NADP-dependent isocitrate dehydrogenase, encoding MAQSITKTGDKLIVPDQPIIPYIEGDGIGPDIWAASVRVFDAAVAKAYGGSRKVAWKEVLAGQKAFDVTGNWLPVETENAFREYLVGIKGPLTTPVGGGFRSLNVTLRQHLDLFVCQRPVKYYSGIPSPVKKPEQIDMVVFRENTEDVYAGFESPMGDEKTARLIEFLNHEMGWQIREDSGVGIKPISVSGTKRLVRAAIQYAIDHKRKSVTLVHKGNIMKYTEGAFREWGYALAGEEFSDSVVSWDDCRGDVPDGKILIKDVIADAFLQQILTRPAEYDVIATMNLNGDYVSDALAAQVGGIGIAPGANINYDNGIAVFEATHGTAPKYAGKDMVNPSSVILSGSMMFEYMGWQEVADLIEKGMTGAILQKRVTYDFARLMEGSTKVSTSDFGNAIIENMG
- a CDS encoding LysM peptidoglycan-binding domain-containing protein; amino-acid sequence: MDKSRLSGGNVTLCILLCMTFHLYSGPLPARVEHWKGASKIMLSYETHPPSDLLNREGAPLPTRQGHKGPAFQSLNVSDFEDIPEVKAHYLHYSGKTGQEYLDRVLRRGEPYLPFIHSKIRQMGLPWELAYLPIIESAFIPSALSRSGASGLWQFMLNSIHPYDIQVNRWLDERRDFWKSTTGALEKLKSNYDVLGDWLLAIGAYNCGLGCMQRALEAAGTRDFWTLARNGYLPAETVSYVPRFLAVSRFASYPGRYRLPLQWEDHLWTRVEVSGPVHLSRLAEAADIPLRILAEANQELNQPVTPPQIKGYRLKVPQEYADSITRALNDEELALMDLDTYTIQQGDTLYALSRHYGVSTDLLLEFNPRLDPRRLMIGSEVIIPLAAPMPPYAGPEDNAGIVQYNTVTQYKVQPGDTLSSIGRRYNTSAAELAYNNQLSLNSLIHPGMVLKVPLGKSAPEEKR